The following are encoded together in the Pungitius pungitius chromosome 7, fPunPun2.1, whole genome shotgun sequence genome:
- the tor3a gene encoding torsin-3A isoform X2: MSANNCPCLNKPERERCVQSVLGRLGPSSSPMFVRWLLPVLLALSTEANFFQFGTISNVSTYYFNYIYCNIWEGECQPNQDDATQQVPTRDLWAGFSHDYSTLLHQWYCSLGQCCDSGDCRITNNITGLERDLKTKLHGQHLVQSVALKAIQGFINNPESNKPLTLSFHGWSGTGKNFVARIIADNLYRDGVKSECVRLFIAPFHFPHARLVDTYKGQLREAIRDVVLRCPQTLFIFDEAEKLHPGLIDAIKPYMDHYDNVDGVSYRRAIFLFLSNIGGATINDVALDFWHSGQNREDIGMEDLEHRLRAETMESHGGFAQSELMSGHLIDFFVPFLPLEYRHVKLCALDAYTARGLETDEATLDEVAKAMLYVPKEERLFSAQGCKSIPQRINFFLP, encoded by the exons ATGTCCGCCAATAACTGTCCGTGTTTGAACAAACCGGAAAGAGAACGCTGTGTTCAGTCTGTTCTCGGCCGCCTCGGACCGTCCTCTTCACCCATGTTTGTGCGGTGGCTGCTGCCGGTGCTCCTGGCTCTGTCCACAGAGGCCAACTTCTTCCAATTCGGAACCATTTCCAATGTTTCTACTTACTATTTTAATTACATCTATTGCAATATATGGGAGGGCGAGTGCCAGCCCAACCAGGACGATGCAACACAGCAGG TTCCTACCAGGGACCTTTGGGCGGGTTTTTCTCACGACTACAGCACCCTGCTCCATCAGTGGTACTGTAGCCTGGGCCAGTGCTGTGATTCTGGAGACTGCAGGATAACCAACAACATCACAG GTCTGGAGAGGGACCTCAAGACCAAGCTCCACGGGCAGCACCTGGTCCAGTCTGTGGCTCTGAAAGCCATCCAGGGTTTCATCAACAACCCGGAGTCCAACAAGCCACTGACACTCTCCTTCCACGGCTGGTCTGGCACCGGCAAGAACTTTGTGGCCCGGATCATCGCCGACAACCTTTACCGCGACGGGGTGAAGAGCGAGTGTGTCAGGCTCTTCATCGCCCCGTTCCACTTCCCACACGCCAGGCTGGTGGACACATACAAG GGCCAGCTGAGGGAGGCGATCCGCGACGTGGTGCTGCGCTGCCCTCAGACTCTCTTCATCTTCGACGAGGCTGAGAAGCTTCACCCGGGCCTCATTGATGCCATCAAACCCTACATGGATCACTATGACAACGTCGACGGGGTCAGCTACCGCAGagccatcttcctcttcctcag TAATATCGGCGGAGCCACGATCAATGACGTAGCACTGGACTTCTGGCACTCTGGTCAAAATCGAGAGGACATCGGCATGGAAGACCTGGAGCATCGGCTGCGGGCTGAAACCATGGAGTCTCACG GTGGGTTCGCTCAGAGTGAACTGATGTCCGGCCACCTGATCGACTTCTTCGTGCCGTTCCTGCCTCTGGAGTACCGCCACGTCAAGCTGTGTGCGCTGGACGCCTACACAGCGCGAGGCCTGGAGACAGATGAAGCTACGCTGGATGAGGTTGCCAAGGCGATGCTGTATGTCCCCAAAGAGGAGAGACTGTTCTCGGCTCAGGGATGCAAGTCCATCCCTCAGCGGATCAACTTCTTTCTCCCTTAG
- the osbpl9 gene encoding oxysterol-binding protein-related protein 9 isoform X5, translating into MVESIKHCIVLLQIAKDQSNEQQHANGLISTINPVDGIYQPSLDPPVVNTTMPTQTTLPTDASQVCKSDVRPSTLSVGPIVTVMGSLQTPTPNSTGSGPSGPSSGIASPTHIPLPSHSVPDFSYSSSEDEFYDADEFYQSSTSPKHCIDPSGPQAASLLTNEAMGLKRPNTTESLNSSMSNGTTDADQFDHEDRDDDGEGESVEEHKSVIMHLLSQVRLGMDLTKVVLPTFILERRSLLEMYADFFAHPDLFVSIAEQLEARDRMVHVVKWYMSAFHAGRKGSVAKKPYNPILGEVFYCHWDLPSETDEPSPNTETVSEGPVPWSSSNSVCFVAEQVSHHPPISAFYAECLNQKIQFNAHIWTKSKFLGMSIGVHNIGQGCVSCLEHDEHYVLTFPNGYGRSILTVPWVELGGECNISCSKTGYSANIVFHTKPFYGGKKHRITAEIFSPNDKKSFCSIEGEWNGVMYAKWATGENTVFIDTRRIRIIKKKVRKLEDQLDYESRRLWRDVTLNLKQRDIDAATDAKHRLEEKQRAEARERKENEQQWETRLFHEDGECWVYDEPLLKRLASQRP; encoded by the exons AGCACCATAAACCCAGTGGATGGGATCTACCAACCCTCTTTGGACCCTCCCGTAGTCAACACCACAATGCCAACACAGACCACACTACCCACAG ACGCTTCTCAGGTGTGTAAATCCGACGTACGCCCCTCGACGTTGTCCGTGGGTCCCATCGTCACGGTGATGGGCAGTCTGCAGACCCCAACTCCCAACAGCACAG ggagCGGTCCGTCGGGCCCCAGCAGCGGCATCGCCTCCCCCACTCacatccccctcccctcccactcgGTGCCAGACTTCTCTTACTCCTCCAGCGAGGACGAGTTCTACGATGCGGACGAGTTCTACCAGAGCAGCACTTCCCCCAAACACTGCATAGA TCCCTCAGGGCCTCAAGCTGCCTCGCTGCTCACCAATGAGGCGATGGGATTGAAACGGCCGAACACCACCGAGTCCCTGAACTCGTCCATGTCCAACGGCACCACGGATGCAG ACCAGTTTGACCACGAAGACCGCGATGACGACGGAGAGGGCGAGTCTGTGGAGGAGCACAAGAGCGTCATCATGCACCTTCTCTCTCAAGTTCGTTTAGGCATGGACCTCACAAAG GTGGTCCTGCCTACTTTCATCTTGGAAAGGAGATCTTTGTTAGAAATGTACGCAGACTTCTTTGCACATCCAGACTTATTTGTAAG TATTGCTGAGCAGCTGGAGGCCCGGGACCGCATGGTTCACGTGGTAAAGTGGTACATGTCAGCTTTCCATGCAGGGAGGAAAGGCTCTGTGGCCAAGAAACCCTACAACCCAATCCTGGGGGAGGTCTTCTACTGCCACTGGGATCTGCCCAGCGAAACCGACGAGCCTTCCCCCAACACG GAGACTGTGTCAGAAGGTCCAGTTCCGTGGTCTTCATCTAACAGCGTGTGTTTTGTGGCTGAGCAGGTCTCTCACCACCCACCCA TTTCTGCATTCTACGCAGAATGTTTAAACCAGAAGATCCAGTTCAATGCCCACATCTGGACCAAGTCTAAGTTCTTAGGCATGTCCATAGGTGTCCACAATATTGGCCAAG GCTGTGTGTCATGTTTGGAGCACGATGAACATTACGTCCTCACCTTCCCTAACGGATACGGCAG GTCGATCCTGACCGTGCCGTGGGTGGAGCTGGGTGGGGAGTGCAACATCTCCTGCTCCAAGACCGGCTACAGTGCCAACATCGTGTTCCACACCAAACCCTTCTACGGAGGGAAAAAGCACAGGATCACCGCTGAGATTTT TTCACCTAACGATAAGAAGTCTTTCTGCTCCATCGAAGGAGAGTGGAACGGAGTCATGTATGCCAAATGGGCAACTGGA GAGAACACTGTGTTCATAGACACAAGAAGGATCAGAATCATCAAGAAGAAAGTGAGAAAGCTGGAAGACCAGCTGGACTATGAGTCTCGGAG ATTGTGGCGAGATGTGACGTTGAACTTGAAGCAGAGAGACATTGATGCAGCAACGGACGCCAAGCACCGGCTAGAGGAGAAACAGCGCGCCGAAGCCAGAGAAAGGAAGGAGAACGAGCAGCAGTGGGAGACCAGG ctGTTCCACGAGGACGGGGAGTGCTGGGTGTATGACGAGCCTCTATTAAAGAGATTAGCCTCTCAGAGGCCCTGA
- the tor3a gene encoding torsin-3A isoform X1, with product MSANNCPCLNKPERERCVQSVLGRLGPSSSPMFVRWLLPVLLALSTEANFFQFGTISNVSTYYFNYIYCNIWEGECQPNQDDATQQAVPTRDLWAGFSHDYSTLLHQWYCSLGQCCDSGDCRITNNITGLERDLKTKLHGQHLVQSVALKAIQGFINNPESNKPLTLSFHGWSGTGKNFVARIIADNLYRDGVKSECVRLFIAPFHFPHARLVDTYKGQLREAIRDVVLRCPQTLFIFDEAEKLHPGLIDAIKPYMDHYDNVDGVSYRRAIFLFLSNIGGATINDVALDFWHSGQNREDIGMEDLEHRLRAETMESHGGFAQSELMSGHLIDFFVPFLPLEYRHVKLCALDAYTARGLETDEATLDEVAKAMLYVPKEERLFSAQGCKSIPQRINFFLP from the exons ATGTCCGCCAATAACTGTCCGTGTTTGAACAAACCGGAAAGAGAACGCTGTGTTCAGTCTGTTCTCGGCCGCCTCGGACCGTCCTCTTCACCCATGTTTGTGCGGTGGCTGCTGCCGGTGCTCCTGGCTCTGTCCACAGAGGCCAACTTCTTCCAATTCGGAACCATTTCCAATGTTTCTACTTACTATTTTAATTACATCTATTGCAATATATGGGAGGGCGAGTGCCAGCCCAACCAGGACGATGCAACACAGCAGG CAGTTCCTACCAGGGACCTTTGGGCGGGTTTTTCTCACGACTACAGCACCCTGCTCCATCAGTGGTACTGTAGCCTGGGCCAGTGCTGTGATTCTGGAGACTGCAGGATAACCAACAACATCACAG GTCTGGAGAGGGACCTCAAGACCAAGCTCCACGGGCAGCACCTGGTCCAGTCTGTGGCTCTGAAAGCCATCCAGGGTTTCATCAACAACCCGGAGTCCAACAAGCCACTGACACTCTCCTTCCACGGCTGGTCTGGCACCGGCAAGAACTTTGTGGCCCGGATCATCGCCGACAACCTTTACCGCGACGGGGTGAAGAGCGAGTGTGTCAGGCTCTTCATCGCCCCGTTCCACTTCCCACACGCCAGGCTGGTGGACACATACAAG GGCCAGCTGAGGGAGGCGATCCGCGACGTGGTGCTGCGCTGCCCTCAGACTCTCTTCATCTTCGACGAGGCTGAGAAGCTTCACCCGGGCCTCATTGATGCCATCAAACCCTACATGGATCACTATGACAACGTCGACGGGGTCAGCTACCGCAGagccatcttcctcttcctcag TAATATCGGCGGAGCCACGATCAATGACGTAGCACTGGACTTCTGGCACTCTGGTCAAAATCGAGAGGACATCGGCATGGAAGACCTGGAGCATCGGCTGCGGGCTGAAACCATGGAGTCTCACG GTGGGTTCGCTCAGAGTGAACTGATGTCCGGCCACCTGATCGACTTCTTCGTGCCGTTCCTGCCTCTGGAGTACCGCCACGTCAAGCTGTGTGCGCTGGACGCCTACACAGCGCGAGGCCTGGAGACAGATGAAGCTACGCTGGATGAGGTTGCCAAGGCGATGCTGTATGTCCCCAAAGAGGAGAGACTGTTCTCGGCTCAGGGATGCAAGTCCATCCCTCAGCGGATCAACTTCTTTCTCCCTTAG
- the calr gene encoding calreticulin: MTALSLLLLAASAAAALAESAVYMREQFEDGDGWKSRWVESKHKSDYGQLVLSAGKFYGDADKDKGLQTSQDARFYASSYRFDDFSNQGEPLVIQFTVKHEQSIDCGGGYIKLFPSGLNQEEMHGDSVYNIMFGPDICGPGTKKVHVIFNYKGKNHLINKDIRCKDDEYTHLYTLIVNPDNTYEVKIDNKKVESGNLEDDWDFLPPKKIKDPEAKKPEDWDDREKVPDPDDNKPEGWDKPENIPDPDAKKPDDWDEEMDGEWEPPMVANPEYKGEWNPKEIPNPAYKGKWTHPEIDNPEYTADSEIYKYDSIGVIGLDLWQVKSGTIFDNFLITNDPNLAEEVGNDTWGKTKDAEKKMKESQEEEERKKREEDDKQRGEEAKEEEEEEEEKDEEGDEEEEEEEDEEAEEQEEEEEDEEGTDSKLKDEL, from the exons ATGACAGCTCTGTCGCTGCTTTTGTTGGCCGCTTCGGCCGCAGCTGCGCTGGCCGAGTCCGCTGTGTATATGCGAGAGCAATTTGAAGATGGGG ATGGCTGGAAGAGTCGCTGGGTGGAATCCAAGCACAAGTCCGACTACGGCCAGTTGGTTCTGAGCGCAGGAAAGTTCTACGGAGATGCAGACAAAGACAAAG GTCTGCAGACGAGCCAGGACGCCCGCTTCTACGCCTCTTCGTACCGCTTCGACGACTTCAGCAACCAGGGCGAGCCTCTCGTCATCCAGTTCACCGTCAAACACGAGCAGAGCATCGACTGTGGTGGAGGCTACATCAAGCTGTTCCCCTCTGGCCTCAACCAGGAGGAGATGCACGGAGACTCCGTCTACAACATCATGTTTG GTCCTGACATTTGTGGCCCCGGCACAAAGAAGGTGCATGTCATCTTCAACTACAAAGGCAAGAACCATCTGATTAACAAAGACATCAGATGCAAG GATGACGAGTACACCCACTTGTACACGCTGATCGTCAACCCCGACAACACTTACGAGGTCAAGATCGACAACAAGAAGGTTGAGTCGGGCAATCTGGAGGATGACTGGGACTTtctgccccccaaaaaaatcaagGACCCTGAAGCCAAGAAGCCAGAGGACTGGGATGACCGGGAGAAGGTTCCCGACCCCGACGATAACAAACCAGAG GGTTGGGACAAGCCAGAGAACATCCCAGATCCTGATGCAAAGAAGCCTGATGACTGGGATGAAGAGATGGACGGAGAGTGGGAGCCACCTATGGTCGCCAACCCCGAGTACAAG GGTGAGTGGAATCCCAAAGAGATCCCCAATCCGGCCTACAAGGGCAAGTGGACCCACCCGGAGATCGACAACCCGGAGTACACAGCAGACTCTGAGATCTATAAATACGACAGCATCGGGGTGATTGGACTCGACTTGTGGCAG GTCAAGTCTGGCACCATCTTTGATAACTTCCTGATCACCAACGACCCGAACCTGGCGGAGGAAGTAGGCAACGACACCTGGGGCAAAACTAAG gatgcagagaagaagatgaaggaaagccaagaagaggaggagagaaagaagcgCGAGGAAGACGACaagcagaggggagaggaggcaaaggaggaagaagaggaggaagaggagaaagatgaggagggagatgaagaagaggaagaggaagaggacgaggaggcagaagaacaggaggaggaagaagaggacgaaGAAGGCACGGACTCTAAACTCAAGGACGAATTATAA